One Nostoc punctiforme PCC 73102 DNA window includes the following coding sequences:
- a CDS encoding condensation domain-containing protein — translation MSLILNIFPQISHQCTTVVDILRDRSSTQPHTQAFTFLEDGETQESTLTYYELDRRSRAIASQLQALGLSGERAILLYPPGLDYLTAFFGCLYAGVVAVPAYPPRNQRNTPRIQAIIADAQAAIILTTTTLLPNVKSLLTKHTDQGSLCWLTTDNLAQGIEDSWQQPEIDAQILAFLQYTSGSTGTPKGVMLSHGNLLHNAAVTYQIMEHSPESQFVSWLPVYHDMGLIGGILQPLYGGFPCVLMSPTSFLQRPYRWLQAISQYRGTTSGGPNFAYELCIQRITPEQKSTLDLSSWSVAFNGAEPIRSETLERFSATFAECGFRPEGFYPCYGMAEATLMVSGGIKKALPPCKTVAKSALERHQVIEAATSEDIQTFVSCGQSVPQQQIVIAHPETLKPCQPDEVGEIWVSGPSIGQGYWNRPDETKQTFHASLKGPDSRLFLRTGDLGFLDKGELFITGRAKDLIIIRGRNLYPQDLELTVERSHSSLRSGSGAAFSVEAENEERLVVVQELEFRAKPNIEEVIAAIRQAVAEEYEIQVYAVVLIKPGTIPKTSSGKIQRRATKADFLANKLEVVGSSIQKTINIDGNENRLQREALLALTPRKQQPLLESYLQKQIARVFAIPLHEINLQQPLTPLGLDSLRVIELKNRIEDDLEVSVPIADFFEGINITELATKILAKLTTAACIPSVTLTQNRKTTDFHPLSFAQQRLWFLDQLQPGNPFYNISVVMHFQGVLNIAALEQSFNEIVRRHEALRTVFTTVDRKPMQVICPDFTLTLPMVNLRDIPEIHRAAEVHWLATQEARQPFDLTQGSLLRVTLLECSEQEHIMLLTMHHIVSDGWSMGVLFRELTILYEVYSKGQLTPLPELPIQYADYTIWQRQWLEGEVLESQLTYWKKQLNNLPILQLPTDHPRPVVQTFQGRRQSLVLSKSLTDALKVLSQQQEVTLFMTLLATFKMLLHWYTEQEEIVVGTDIANRNQAKTELLIGFFINQLVLRINLSGNPTFEELLERVREVTIGAYTHQEMPFDKLVEVLNPQRTLSSTPLFQVKLVLQNVPMPPLALSGLTASVTEVESQTAKYDLLLNLTEIEQGLMGWMEYSTDLFEAVTITRLLSHFQTLLHTVVVQPKIRLNALKEILVTADREKQIAKEREIKEASVHKFKNVKRKAIEEELALEKN, via the coding sequence ATGTCTTTAATTCTCAATATATTTCCCCAAATTTCCCATCAGTGTACGACAGTCGTCGATATTCTGCGCGATCGCAGTTCGACACAGCCGCACACACAAGCATTCACCTTCCTCGAAGATGGAGAAACTCAGGAATCAACGCTAACTTACTATGAGCTGGATCGTCGCAGTCGGGCTATAGCATCTCAACTCCAAGCCCTTGGTTTAAGTGGGGAACGTGCTATATTGCTCTATCCTCCGGGATTGGATTACTTAACAGCATTTTTCGGTTGCTTATATGCTGGAGTCGTGGCAGTTCCGGCTTACCCGCCGCGCAATCAACGTAATACGCCCAGAATTCAGGCAATTATCGCAGATGCACAAGCAGCAATTATTTTAACGACAACAACGCTCCTCCCTAACGTCAAGTCTTTACTGACAAAACACACAGACCAGGGAAGTTTATGTTGGCTGACAACTGACAACCTGGCACAAGGCATAGAAGATTCTTGGCAACAACCTGAAATTGACGCGCAGATATTAGCGTTTCTGCAATATACATCTGGTTCTACAGGCACTCCTAAAGGTGTCATGCTTAGTCATGGCAACCTACTACATAATGCTGCCGTGACTTACCAAATCATGGAACATTCGCCTGAGAGTCAGTTTGTCTCTTGGCTACCCGTTTACCATGACATGGGATTGATTGGTGGAATACTGCAACCATTATATGGAGGGTTTCCTTGCGTCTTAATGTCTCCCACCTCATTTTTACAACGTCCATATCGATGGTTGCAGGCAATTTCTCAATATCGTGGTACAACTAGTGGTGGTCCCAACTTTGCCTACGAGTTGTGTATTCAGAGGATTACTCCTGAGCAAAAGTCTACTCTTGACTTAAGTAGTTGGAGCGTCGCCTTCAACGGCGCTGAACCCATCAGATCGGAGACTCTAGAGCGATTTTCAGCCACTTTTGCTGAGTGTGGTTTTCGTCCAGAAGGGTTCTATCCTTGTTATGGTATGGCGGAAGCAACTCTGATGGTTTCGGGTGGGATCAAGAAAGCTTTACCTCCTTGCAAAACAGTTGCAAAATCTGCATTGGAAAGGCATCAAGTCATTGAAGCAGCCACTAGTGAAGATATCCAGACCTTTGTCAGTTGCGGTCAAAGTGTACCACAACAGCAAATTGTCATTGCACACCCAGAGACTCTTAAGCCTTGTCAACCCGACGAAGTAGGCGAAATCTGGGTATCAGGGCCCAGTATTGGTCAAGGTTATTGGAACCGTCCTGATGAGACAAAGCAAACATTCCACGCCTCCCTCAAAGGCCCAGATTCTAGGCTATTTTTACGCACAGGTGACTTAGGTTTTTTGGACAAGGGAGAACTATTTATCACAGGTCGAGCCAAAGATTTAATCATTATCCGTGGTCGCAACCTTTATCCGCAAGACTTAGAGTTGACTGTGGAACGTAGTCATTCATCATTGCGTTCAGGCAGTGGTGCAGCTTTCTCAGTTGAGGCAGAGAATGAAGAACGCTTAGTTGTAGTGCAAGAGTTGGAGTTTCGCGCCAAACCAAATATTGAAGAAGTCATTGCAGCAATTCGTCAAGCTGTGGCTGAGGAGTATGAGATACAAGTATACGCAGTGGTGCTGATTAAACCAGGCACTATTCCCAAAACCTCTAGTGGCAAGATTCAACGCCGTGCCACAAAAGCCGATTTTCTGGCGAACAAGCTGGAAGTCGTTGGTAGCAGTATTCAGAAAACTATTAATATTGATGGAAACGAAAATAGGTTACAGCGTGAAGCTCTTTTAGCCCTCACCCCGCGCAAGCAACAGCCCCTGTTAGAGTCATATCTTCAAAAACAGATAGCACGGGTATTTGCAATTCCACTGCATGAAATCAACCTTCAACAGCCACTAACCCCTTTAGGACTCGATTCTTTAAGAGTTATTGAGTTAAAAAACAGGATTGAGGATGATCTAGAAGTTAGTGTACCCATAGCAGACTTTTTTGAAGGTATTAACATCACTGAGCTAGCGACAAAGATACTTGCTAAACTGACAACGGCAGCTTGTATACCATCAGTAACCCTTACCCAAAACCGAAAAACCACAGACTTTCACCCTCTATCTTTTGCTCAACAGCGACTGTGGTTTCTTGACCAATTGCAACCAGGCAACCCTTTCTACAATATTTCTGTTGTAATGCACTTCCAAGGTGTACTCAACATAGCGGCACTAGAGCAAAGCTTCAATGAAATCGTCCGACGACATGAAGCCTTGCGAACGGTGTTTACTACTGTAGATAGGAAGCCAATGCAGGTGATTTGTCCAGATTTCACCTTAACCTTGCCTATGGTAAATCTGCGGGATATCCCTGAAATTCACCGTGCAGCCGAGGTGCATTGGCTAGCCACTCAGGAAGCTCGGCAGCCTTTTGATTTGACTCAGGGATCATTGCTACGAGTGACTCTTCTAGAGTGCAGCGAACAAGAACATATCATGTTGTTGACAATGCACCATATTGTCTCTGACGGCTGGTCTATGGGAGTCCTCTTTCGGGAACTGACAATACTCTATGAAGTTTATTCTAAGGGACAGCTCACGCCTTTACCTGAGTTGCCCATTCAGTATGCAGATTATACAATCTGGCAACGCCAGTGGCTAGAAGGGGAAGTATTGGAGTCGCAACTAACTTACTGGAAAAAACAACTGAACAATCTTCCGATACTACAACTGCCTACTGACCATCCCCGACCAGTAGTTCAAACTTTTCAAGGTAGACGACAATCTCTAGTGCTGTCTAAGTCCTTGACGGATGCTCTCAAGGTGTTGAGTCAGCAGCAGGAAGTGACGCTATTTATGACATTGCTAGCAACATTCAAAATGCTGCTGCATTGGTACACAGAGCAGGAAGAAATTGTGGTCGGTACAGATATTGCGAACCGCAATCAAGCGAAGACTGAATTACTAATCGGGTTTTTTATCAACCAACTGGTATTACGTATTAACCTGTCCGGGAACCCCACTTTTGAGGAGTTATTAGAGCGAGTGCGCGAGGTAACTATAGGAGCTTACACCCATCAGGAGATGCCCTTTGACAAGCTAGTGGAGGTATTGAACCCACAACGGACTTTGAGCAGTACGCCTCTATTTCAAGTCAAGCTGGTGCTGCAAAATGTACCGATGCCGCCTTTAGCACTTTCGGGTTTAACTGCGAGTGTCACGGAGGTTGAGAGTCAGACTGCAAAGTATGACTTACTGCTGAATCTGACGGAGATAGAGCAAGGTTTAATGGGTTGGATGGAGTACAGCACAGATTTGTTTGAGGCTGTTACTATCACACGGTTGTTGTCACATTTTCAAACACTTTTGCATACCGTTGTAGTTCAACCCAAAATCAGGTTGAATGCCCTCAAAGAAATTTTAGTTACAGCAGACAGAGAAAAACAAATTGCCAAAGAACGAGAAATTAAAGAAGCTAGTGTTCATAAATTTAAGAATGTGAAGCGGAAAGCGATTGAAGAAGAGTTGGCATTAGAGAAAAATTGA